In Schaalia sp. JY-X169, the following are encoded in one genomic region:
- a CDS encoding glycoside hydrolase family 3 N-terminal domain-containing protein, with protein sequence MATRKDIKAAAVEAAEQNREQAKARVEELAAMDPATRKAAKASDKAAAKAAKAADKAERKAARAKMTRKERRADRREARIHRKVANRRRRGIGWGVTAGVVALVIILAVPFVGDLSRLFQMDVDSETAAGEDARVYAQAVSSQIADEGLVLLKNEEDLLPLEGGKVNVFGFASYNLRYGGGGSGGADQSLAITLFEALEQQGIEYNPDLDQSMIDSGATAAVSNNTGLVDVVSSMTSGSTEDEIAPDYLTDEVMANATSFSTTALVVLGNDGVEAQDFTAQQLRLTDNQIALLDRITADFDDVVVVINFGNQMELGFLDDYPQIKSAMWIGTPGPFGAVSLAKALSGEVNPSGRLSNTYAYSVESAPSTVNFGDFKYDNANRGFINYEEGIYVGYRYYETVYEGDEAAYAQAVQFPFGFGLSYTDFDWNVAEPVIDDESISVTVQVTNAGSRAGKDVVEVYYSAPYIEGGIEKSAIELGGYVKTSLLDPGATETLTVSFATADMASWGDGAYVLDAGDYTLQVSRDIHNPVQTFDFTIDQTKTITADPVTGTELSNQFDYAEGDITYLSRADWEGTYPNADNRNYTASDELLAQMPSLSQSLADGTVEPTEGEIPTYGASNGLQLSDMQGLDFNDPQWDLFLDQFTAGELVAMTSQGAWRTAEIPRLGIPSAVLLDGPAGLNSFFTKMTAAAYPTAVVLASTWNDALAYALGEAVGLEANAYGVQGWYAPGMNIQRTAMGGRNFEYYSEDPVLSGKIAAATVMGAQDQGVLTFMKHFVLNDQEINARSGVNVFVSEQALREVYLKPFEITVKEGGANGAMSSFIHVGPKWSGGNPELLQNVLRDEWGFEGVVSTDAVLAAFMDPAQAAMNGNELMLTPIPNSAARTTLRALSADPVGMGNALRDRVHQTTYSLLQTDLFE encoded by the coding sequence ATGGCAACACGCAAAGACATTAAGGCAGCCGCGGTCGAAGCAGCTGAACAGAACCGAGAGCAAGCCAAGGCGCGGGTCGAAGAACTTGCCGCAATGGACCCTGCCACCCGTAAGGCCGCCAAGGCAAGTGACAAGGCAGCCGCCAAGGCGGCAAAGGCCGCTGACAAGGCCGAACGTAAGGCCGCTCGGGCGAAGATGACCCGCAAGGAACGCCGCGCGGACAGGCGTGAAGCACGGATCCACCGCAAGGTCGCCAACAGGCGTCGGCGCGGCATTGGCTGGGGTGTCACAGCCGGGGTGGTCGCCCTCGTCATCATCCTGGCCGTGCCATTTGTCGGTGACCTGTCCCGGCTCTTCCAGATGGACGTGGACTCGGAAACCGCTGCTGGCGAGGATGCACGCGTGTACGCACAGGCAGTGTCATCCCAGATTGCCGACGAGGGGCTGGTGCTCCTCAAGAATGAGGAAGACCTGCTTCCCCTCGAAGGCGGAAAAGTCAATGTCTTCGGCTTCGCTTCATACAACCTGCGCTACGGCGGCGGGGGTTCCGGGGGTGCTGACCAGTCCCTCGCAATCACCTTGTTTGAAGCACTGGAACAGCAGGGTATTGAGTACAACCCTGACCTCGACCAATCCATGATCGACAGTGGCGCGACGGCAGCAGTCAGCAACAATACGGGACTGGTTGACGTTGTTTCGTCCATGACTTCCGGGTCCACTGAGGACGAAATTGCCCCAGATTACCTTACGGATGAGGTGATGGCGAACGCGACCTCGTTCTCCACAACCGCGCTGGTGGTGTTGGGTAATGACGGTGTGGAAGCACAGGACTTCACCGCGCAACAGCTACGCCTAACGGACAATCAGATCGCCCTACTCGACCGCATCACGGCCGACTTCGACGATGTGGTTGTGGTTATCAACTTCGGCAACCAGATGGAGCTGGGCTTCCTAGACGACTACCCGCAGATCAAGAGCGCAATGTGGATTGGCACCCCCGGACCCTTCGGTGCCGTATCTCTGGCGAAGGCATTGTCGGGTGAGGTCAACCCATCCGGGCGCCTTTCGAACACCTATGCTTATTCGGTTGAAAGCGCGCCCTCGACCGTGAACTTCGGCGACTTCAAGTATGACAATGCGAACCGTGGTTTCATCAACTATGAAGAGGGAATCTACGTCGGCTACCGCTACTACGAAACCGTGTACGAGGGCGATGAGGCCGCATATGCGCAAGCAGTGCAGTTCCCCTTCGGGTTTGGCCTGTCGTATACCGACTTCGACTGGAATGTTGCCGAACCCGTCATCGATGACGAATCAATCTCGGTCACCGTTCAGGTCACCAATGCGGGCAGCCGCGCTGGCAAAGATGTCGTAGAGGTGTACTACTCCGCACCCTATATAGAGGGCGGAATAGAGAAGTCCGCGATTGAACTGGGAGGATACGTCAAGACCAGCCTGCTGGACCCTGGCGCAACCGAGACCCTCACCGTGTCCTTCGCCACCGCTGACATGGCGTCGTGGGGGGATGGGGCATACGTCCTCGACGCCGGAGACTACACACTGCAGGTGAGCCGCGATATCCACAACCCGGTGCAGACGTTTGATTTCACAATCGATCAAACGAAGACCATAACTGCTGACCCGGTAACGGGAACCGAGCTGTCTAACCAGTTCGACTACGCCGAAGGTGATATCACCTACCTGTCCCGGGCCGACTGGGAGGGGACGTACCCGAACGCCGACAACCGTAACTACACCGCGAGCGATGAGCTGCTCGCGCAAATGCCCTCGCTTTCCCAGTCTCTTGCGGACGGGACCGTTGAACCCACTGAGGGAGAAATCCCCACCTATGGCGCGTCGAACGGGCTGCAGCTCAGCGACATGCAGGGGCTGGACTTCAATGACCCGCAGTGGGATCTGTTCCTAGACCAATTCACGGCGGGTGAGCTGGTTGCCATGACCTCGCAAGGCGCATGGAGAACCGCGGAGATTCCTCGCTTGGGTATTCCCTCTGCCGTCCTCTTGGATGGGCCTGCTGGCCTGAACTCGTTCTTCACGAAGATGACTGCAGCCGCGTATCCGACCGCAGTGGTTCTGGCGTCGACGTGGAATGACGCTTTGGCGTACGCCCTCGGCGAGGCCGTTGGGTTGGAAGCCAACGCTTACGGAGTGCAGGGATGGTACGCGCCCGGCATGAACATTCAGCGCACGGCCATGGGTGGGCGTAACTTCGAGTATTACTCTGAGGACCCGGTCCTGTCAGGCAAGATTGCGGCTGCCACGGTCATGGGTGCGCAGGATCAGGGGGTGCTGACATTCATGAAGCACTTCGTCCTCAATGACCAGGAGATCAATGCCCGCAGTGGCGTCAATGTGTTTGTCAGTGAGCAGGCTCTACGCGAGGTGTACTTGAAGCCCTTCGAGATCACGGTCAAGGAAGGTGGCGCGAACGGTGCGATGTCTTCGTTTATCCACGTTGGGCCGAAGTGGTCGGGTGGTAACCCTGAACTGCTGCAAAATGTGTTGCGCGACGAATGGGGATTTGAGGGCGTAGTGTCAACAGACGCGGTGCTGGCGGCGTTTATGGATCCGGCCCAGGCGGCAATGAATGGCAATGAGCTAATGCTGACGCCGATTCCTAACTCTGCTGCGCGGACCACGTTGCGGGCGCTCAGCGCTGACCCCGTCGGGATGGGGAACGCGCTGCGGGATCGTGTCCATCAGACGACATACTCTCTGCTGCAGACGGATTTGTTCGAGTAG
- a CDS encoding homoserine O-acetyltransferase, with protein MGSSSESVPLLPPASGAWFETDPVGRRKFFEGGPLVLEAGGELEQFTLAYETWGELSEDGSNAVLILHALTGDSHLSGETGPGHPTAGWWTDLIGAGAPIDTERYFVVAPNILGGCQGSTGPASLREGASSPDTFSSVPGASSPVPVGSQAQARWGGDFPFVTIRDTVAAEAQLADELGIGTWQMVIGGSLGGMRALEWAAMFPGRVAKLVPVATTAATTADQIAWAHTQLAAIVSDPGFNDGNYYGAAPGEGPTTGLGIARQIAHTTYRSAPELETRFGANAQGGEDPWAGGRYAVQSYLQHQGGKFVYRFDANSYKVLTEAFMAHDIGRGRGGLDVGLASITAQTLVVAVDSDRLCLPEASEVIARGVPNCVGVQTVRSHSGHDGFLIEFEQFGPLLKEFLEGRVVAVPCGTAVARTRWSRRVGNATRMWKQVPQHAPVGATLL; from the coding sequence ATGGGCAGTTCTTCTGAATCCGTCCCGTTGCTCCCGCCGGCCTCGGGCGCGTGGTTTGAAACCGATCCGGTTGGCAGACGCAAGTTCTTTGAGGGCGGTCCACTGGTGCTTGAAGCAGGTGGCGAGCTGGAGCAGTTCACACTTGCATATGAGACTTGGGGTGAGCTGAGCGAGGACGGGTCCAACGCAGTTCTGATTCTTCACGCACTAACTGGCGACTCACACCTGTCTGGTGAGACTGGTCCGGGACATCCGACGGCGGGGTGGTGGACCGATCTGATTGGTGCGGGTGCGCCGATCGACACGGAGCGGTATTTTGTGGTTGCGCCTAACATCCTTGGTGGTTGTCAGGGGTCGACGGGACCGGCCTCGTTGCGAGAAGGTGCGTCCTCGCCGGATACGTTCTCGTCCGTACCGGGTGCGTCCTCGCCCGTACCGGTCGGATCCCAAGCGCAAGCCCGGTGGGGTGGGGACTTCCCCTTCGTGACCATCCGGGACACTGTGGCGGCCGAAGCGCAATTGGCAGATGAACTGGGTATTGGCACTTGGCAGATGGTGATTGGGGGTTCACTCGGCGGGATGCGGGCGCTCGAATGGGCCGCAATGTTCCCGGGCCGAGTGGCAAAGTTGGTGCCGGTCGCGACCACTGCCGCCACCACTGCGGACCAAATTGCTTGGGCTCACACCCAGCTGGCGGCAATCGTCAGTGATCCGGGATTCAACGACGGGAACTACTACGGTGCCGCGCCGGGCGAGGGCCCCACGACGGGCCTGGGGATTGCCCGCCAGATCGCGCACACCACGTACCGTAGCGCGCCTGAGCTTGAGACCCGGTTCGGCGCAAACGCGCAAGGGGGAGAGGACCCTTGGGCAGGAGGGCGATACGCCGTACAGTCCTACCTGCAGCACCAGGGTGGCAAGTTCGTCTATCGGTTTGATGCCAACTCATACAAGGTTCTCACTGAGGCTTTCATGGCGCACGACATAGGTCGAGGGCGTGGAGGGCTCGATGTTGGGCTTGCCTCAATCACCGCGCAGACACTAGTGGTAGCGGTGGACTCAGATCGGCTGTGCCTTCCGGAAGCGTCCGAGGTGATTGCCCGCGGCGTTCCCAACTGTGTGGGGGTGCAAACGGTGCGTTCTCACAGTGGACATGATGGTTTCCTCATCGAGTTTGAGCAGTTCGGCCCGTTGTTGAAGGAGTTCCTTGAGGGTCGGGTGGTGGCGGTGCCGTGCGGCACAGCGGTTGCTCGGACTCGGTGGAGCCGCAGGGTCGGAAATGCGACGCGCATGTGGAAGCAGGTTCCTCAGCATGCGCCGGTGGGCGCAACGTTGCTGTAG
- a CDS encoding bifunctional o-acetylhomoserine/o-acetylserine sulfhydrylase, whose protein sequence is MSANWSFETRQIHAGQTPDPTTGAQALPIYQTNAYVFDNAGQAAGRFALSELGPIYTRITNPTQEVVENRLADLEGGVGALLLASGQAANTFAILNLAGAGDNIVASPSLYGGTFNLLANTLPKLGITVTFVEDPYDLEQWREAAAPNTKAFFGETIPNPKSDIFDIEGVAAVAHEVGVPLIVDNTVATPYLIRPIEWGADIVTHSATKYLGGHGTTLGGVIVDAGKFDFGADPERFPGFNEPDPSYNGLVYARDLGEGGALGANLSYILKARVQLLRDLGSAISPFNAFLLAQGIETLSLRLDRHTQNAEKIAKWLEDRPDVSVVHYAGLPSSPYHELAQKYAPKGTSGVVAFDLDGGEEAGVAFVNALELHSLVANLGDVRSLVAHPYSTTHSQASDEEKAQSAVTPGLVRLSVGLEDVEDIIADLELGFAAAAAVRESAGDGAGVAAETVTAA, encoded by the coding sequence ATGTCTGCAAACTGGTCCTTTGAAACCCGTCAGATCCACGCCGGTCAAACCCCGGACCCCACAACCGGGGCTCAAGCACTACCCATCTACCAAACTAACGCCTACGTCTTCGACAACGCTGGACAGGCAGCAGGGCGCTTCGCTTTGTCGGAACTGGGTCCGATCTACACCCGCATCACCAACCCAACACAAGAGGTTGTCGAGAACCGTCTAGCCGACCTTGAAGGTGGAGTCGGGGCCCTACTCCTTGCCTCAGGCCAGGCAGCAAACACCTTCGCAATCCTCAATCTTGCGGGCGCAGGCGACAACATAGTTGCTTCCCCAAGCCTGTACGGCGGCACCTTCAACCTCTTGGCAAACACACTTCCGAAGTTGGGAATCACGGTGACGTTCGTAGAGGACCCCTATGACCTCGAACAGTGGCGCGAGGCCGCGGCGCCCAACACCAAGGCATTCTTTGGGGAGACCATCCCCAACCCGAAGTCAGACATTTTTGACATCGAAGGGGTGGCTGCCGTGGCACACGAGGTCGGTGTGCCCCTGATTGTCGACAATACGGTTGCGACGCCGTACCTGATTCGGCCCATTGAGTGGGGCGCCGACATCGTGACGCACTCTGCCACCAAGTATCTGGGTGGCCACGGCACTACTTTGGGAGGCGTGATCGTCGATGCCGGCAAGTTCGACTTCGGTGCGGATCCCGAGCGCTTCCCGGGCTTCAATGAGCCGGACCCCTCGTATAACGGGCTCGTATATGCCCGCGACCTGGGTGAAGGGGGAGCCCTGGGAGCAAACCTTTCCTACATCCTTAAGGCCCGCGTTCAGCTGCTGCGCGACTTAGGCTCGGCGATTTCTCCCTTCAACGCCTTCCTGCTTGCCCAGGGCATTGAGACGCTGTCTTTGCGTTTGGACCGGCACACGCAGAACGCGGAAAAGATCGCCAAGTGGCTTGAAGATCGTCCAGATGTGTCGGTAGTTCACTACGCTGGCCTTCCGTCCTCGCCCTATCACGAGTTGGCGCAGAAGTATGCGCCCAAGGGCACCAGCGGCGTTGTCGCATTTGACCTGGATGGTGGGGAAGAGGCAGGCGTGGCGTTTGTGAATGCTCTTGAGCTGCACTCCCTGGTCGCCAACCTGGGGGACGTGCGCTCTCTAGTTGCCCACCCTTACTCGACGACCCACAGCCAGGCCTCCGACGAAGAGAAGGCGCAGTCCGCGGTCACACCCGGACTGGTGCGTCTATCTGTTGGCCTCGAGGACGTCGAGGACATCATTGCCGACCTCGAACTGGGGTTTGCGGCTGCCGCCGCGGTCCGTGAGAGTGCCGGGGATGGGGCAGGGGTCGCGGCCGAAACCGTGACCGCCGCCTGA
- the moaA gene encoding GTP 3',8-cyclase MoaA codes for MAQLLDKYGRVARDLRVSLTDRCNLRCTYCMPAEGLEWLPTQDTLTTSEIVRLLRIAVDDLGITKVRFTGGEPLLRRDLAEIIAAAASLRTAAGAPPDIALTTNGLGLDRRLPELIEAGLQRVNISLDTMDRDHYARLTRRDRYEDVRRSIDAVDKAGLRPLKINAVIMQDVNEDAILPLADFCLDHGYQLRFIEQMPLGPKHTWDRNKMVTQEAILAELRKRYTLTPDTGGDTTAPATLWHVAKDARQPGGSIGIIASVTAPFCATCDRTRITSDGQVRNCLFAKSERDLRFIMRGGGTDDDIVEAWTAEHLIKAQAHGINDEGFVQPERTMSAIGG; via the coding sequence ATGGCGCAGCTTCTGGACAAGTACGGACGGGTTGCCCGCGATCTGCGGGTTTCCCTAACCGACCGCTGCAACCTGCGTTGCACCTACTGCATGCCCGCGGAAGGATTGGAGTGGCTCCCAACCCAGGACACTCTCACAACGTCTGAAATAGTTCGCCTACTTCGCATCGCGGTGGACGACCTCGGCATCACCAAGGTCCGCTTCACAGGTGGTGAGCCGCTGCTGCGACGCGACCTTGCCGAGATCATTGCGGCCGCAGCATCCCTACGCACCGCCGCGGGCGCACCACCCGACATTGCGTTGACCACGAACGGCCTCGGCTTAGACCGCCGACTTCCTGAGCTCATCGAGGCCGGTCTGCAACGCGTCAACATTTCGCTAGACACAATGGATCGTGACCATTACGCACGCCTAACACGGCGTGATCGGTACGAGGACGTCCGCCGCAGTATCGATGCTGTCGACAAGGCCGGGTTGCGCCCACTGAAAATCAACGCCGTGATCATGCAGGATGTGAACGAGGACGCCATCCTGCCGCTCGCCGATTTCTGCCTGGACCACGGCTACCAGCTGCGCTTCATCGAGCAGATGCCACTTGGACCAAAACACACCTGGGACCGCAACAAGATGGTGACCCAGGAGGCCATTCTTGCGGAGCTCCGCAAGCGGTACACACTGACGCCAGACACCGGTGGCGACACCACCGCTCCAGCAACCCTGTGGCACGTCGCGAAGGATGCCCGGCAGCCCGGCGGCTCCATTGGCATAATCGCCTCGGTGACGGCGCCATTTTGTGCCACCTGCGACCGCACCCGCATCACCAGTGATGGCCAGGTTCGCAACTGCCTGTTTGCAAAATCAGAACGAGACCTGCGTTTCATCATGCGTGGCGGCGGCACCGACGACGACATTGTTGAGGCATGGACTGCGGAGCACCTCATCAAGGCACAAGCCCATGGAATTAATGATGAAGGCTTCGTGCAACCTGAGCGAACTATGAGCGCCATTGGAGGCTAG
- a CDS encoding MoaD/ThiS family protein — translation MLIRYFAGAAEAAGVHSTHVDASGLDAGALVQTLGRGNPALEQVLKVSSLLADGVRITSPSTSLTEVTQLDVLPPFAGG, via the coding sequence ATGCTAATCCGCTACTTCGCAGGAGCCGCAGAAGCGGCAGGGGTCCACTCCACCCACGTCGATGCGAGTGGCTTGGATGCAGGCGCCCTCGTGCAGACACTGGGGCGGGGCAACCCGGCCTTGGAACAGGTTCTCAAGGTCTCGAGTCTGCTTGCGGATGGCGTTCGTATCACCTCGCCGTCTACTTCTCTGACAGAGGTCACGCAGCTCGACGTCCTGCCACCCTTCGCAGGCGGCTAG
- a CDS encoding molybdenum cofactor guanylyltransferase, with protein MSGRRFAIVLGGGRSSRMGRDKMRVEVDGKPLLARTVDAALSWASHVVVVAPEGSWRGEEDDRVSFTLEDPPLGGPAAGIRAGLQQVLRLIGDAESKVDDCEVLILAGDLANPHRAVAALSPAVNHADGVVLEDREGWPQFLAGRYRLNSLQGAFEAAGSVRDRSVRSVLRGLDVALVQVPLQVTADMDTPEDLSLYS; from the coding sequence GTGTCGGGACGCCGGTTCGCTATCGTCCTCGGCGGTGGGCGCTCATCTCGCATGGGACGCGACAAGATGCGGGTCGAAGTGGATGGAAAGCCTCTGCTCGCCAGAACGGTTGATGCCGCGCTGAGCTGGGCATCCCACGTGGTTGTGGTGGCCCCGGAAGGCAGTTGGCGTGGGGAAGAGGACGACCGCGTTTCCTTCACGCTGGAGGATCCACCTTTGGGCGGGCCAGCCGCGGGGATCAGGGCCGGATTGCAGCAGGTGTTGAGGTTAATTGGTGACGCGGAGTCGAAGGTGGATGACTGCGAAGTCCTTATTCTCGCCGGCGACCTGGCGAACCCGCACCGGGCCGTAGCCGCACTATCCCCTGCCGTCAATCACGCAGATGGCGTGGTGCTTGAAGACCGTGAGGGTTGGCCACAGTTCTTGGCGGGACGTTACAGGCTGAACTCATTGCAAGGCGCATTCGAAGCTGCTGGCAGTGTGCGGGATAGATCTGTCAGAAGTGTCCTTAGAGGCCTTGATGTTGCACTGGTTCAAGTGCCGCTTCAGGTCACGGCGGATATGGACACACCCGAGGATCTCTCCCTCTATTCCTAG
- a CDS encoding nitrate/nitrite transporter, whose protein sequence is MSKNLIEVSPNHPTEKGAGRVVTMSTIAFTLMFAVWLMFGILGIPIQEEFGLSDVQLSWISAVAVLNGSMWRLPAGMLADRIGGRKITIFMLFATAIPAYMVSIANSYTWILILAFLVGFAGNLFSVGVSWNSAWFGQDRKGLALGIFGAGNVGASVTKLIGPGIIAATAGSTFILGIQGGWRLVPVIYAVLLVIVGIVTIFVAPKPDHAPGSQQTIAEQLAPLKQVRVWRFSLYYVAVFGAYVALSAWLPKYYVDNFDISLATAGLLTATFIFPASLLRPLGGWISDRWGARAALYLTWAIMLVTSGILMMPSGFITIVHPDGSQTQHLHYGMNVYAFAILVFFLGCAMGIGKAAVYKYIPAYFPDNVGSVGGLVGMFGGLGGFFLPPLFAYTKVFSGFPSSTFFVIFILVVVCAVWMQLTVHTMLTKQGPERLPEGELKKEAE, encoded by the coding sequence ATGTCCAAGAATCTGATTGAAGTTTCCCCGAATCACCCCACCGAAAAGGGCGCGGGTCGCGTAGTGACAATGTCGACCATCGCATTCACTCTGATGTTTGCGGTGTGGTTGATGTTTGGCATCCTGGGTATTCCGATTCAGGAAGAGTTTGGGCTCAGTGACGTCCAACTGTCGTGGATCTCTGCGGTGGCGGTTCTCAATGGTTCCATGTGGCGGCTCCCAGCCGGCATGCTGGCCGACAGAATTGGCGGGCGGAAGATTACGATCTTCATGCTCTTTGCAACCGCGATTCCCGCCTACATGGTTTCCATCGCCAACAGCTACACCTGGATTCTTATCTTGGCCTTCCTGGTGGGTTTCGCAGGCAACCTGTTCTCGGTTGGCGTGTCTTGGAACAGCGCGTGGTTTGGTCAGGACCGCAAAGGCCTCGCCCTCGGCATCTTCGGTGCGGGCAACGTCGGTGCTTCCGTCACAAAACTGATTGGCCCGGGGATCATTGCGGCCACGGCCGGTTCAACGTTCATTCTTGGCATCCAAGGAGGATGGCGCCTAGTCCCGGTAATCTACGCGGTACTGCTGGTCATTGTCGGTATCGTGACAATCTTCGTTGCTCCCAAACCCGACCATGCACCCGGGTCACAGCAAACCATTGCCGAACAGCTTGCCCCACTGAAGCAGGTTCGCGTCTGGCGCTTCTCCCTTTACTACGTCGCGGTGTTCGGTGCCTATGTGGCGCTGTCGGCATGGCTCCCCAAGTATTACGTGGACAACTTTGACATTTCTCTGGCAACCGCTGGCCTACTGACGGCAACATTCATCTTTCCTGCATCGCTACTGAGGCCGTTGGGTGGATGGATCTCGGACCGCTGGGGGGCCCGAGCCGCCCTCTATCTAACTTGGGCGATCATGTTGGTAACTTCCGGAATCCTCATGATGCCCAGCGGCTTCATCACGATTGTCCACCCTGACGGCAGTCAAACCCAACATCTGCACTACGGGATGAACGTCTACGCGTTTGCGATTCTGGTCTTCTTCCTCGGGTGCGCCATGGGGATTGGCAAGGCGGCTGTATACAAGTACATTCCCGCCTATTTCCCCGACAACGTCGGGTCTGTTGGCGGCCTCGTCGGCATGTTCGGCGGCCTGGGAGGCTTCTTCCTTCCACCCCTGTTCGCCTACACGAAAGTCTTCTCAGGCTTCCCCTCATCAACATTCTTCGTCATTTTCATACTTGTTGTTGTCTGCGCGGTGTGGATGCAGTTGACAGTACACACCATGCTCACCAAACAAGGTCCCGAACGCCTTCCCGAGGGCGAACTCAAGAAAGAGGCAGAGTAA
- a CDS encoding NarK/NasA family nitrate transporter — translation MSSIPVKGDWLQEWDPEDPKKWDKKRAWTTLTVTTFTLTLCFVTWFLPSAIVPKLNALGFSFTTSQLYWMAAMPGLSGGLLRLVWMVLPPIQGTRKMVTLTTLLLILPVLGWGFEVTNPDVPYWRLMALAFLAGIGGGAFSGFMPSTSYFFPKKMQGTVLGIQAGVGNFGVSLVQLLTPWLITFSMFAFLGSQQMAVPGKDSVTVWYQNSALVYIPFIIVGAIWAYIVLRSVPVKANIKQQFDIFNNLDTWLMTALYIMTFATFSGLAAQFGLLMSNLYGAGNPAIVDGSGATATLLIEGYNVPDPVKFVFLGPLIGAGARVLFSPLTDRMGGAIWTLIAGIGILASIIYTIPGLTPDTTSAATLDAGFNQFLWGMLAIFLFSGIGNASTFKQMPMIFNRRQAGGVIGWTGAIAAFGPFIFGVGLTTMGAVPFYIIGAVWAVMCIGITWWRYARPGAPRKG, via the coding sequence ATGAGCTCTATTCCTGTCAAAGGTGACTGGCTCCAAGAGTGGGATCCAGAAGACCCGAAAAAATGGGACAAGAAGCGGGCCTGGACGACGCTTACGGTCACCACTTTTACGTTGACCCTGTGCTTTGTTACCTGGTTCCTTCCCTCCGCGATAGTCCCCAAGCTCAACGCGCTAGGATTCAGTTTCACCACCAGCCAGTTGTACTGGATGGCCGCTATGCCCGGCCTTTCAGGTGGTTTGCTCCGCCTGGTGTGGATGGTGCTCCCTCCTATTCAGGGCACACGCAAGATGGTCACACTAACCACGCTGCTCCTGATCCTTCCCGTGCTGGGCTGGGGATTTGAGGTCACCAACCCTGATGTTCCTTACTGGAGGCTCATGGCGCTGGCATTCCTGGCCGGCATCGGCGGCGGCGCATTCTCAGGGTTCATGCCATCCACCTCTTACTTCTTCCCCAAGAAGATGCAGGGTACCGTCCTCGGCATCCAGGCTGGGGTTGGCAACTTTGGCGTGTCGCTTGTGCAGCTGCTGACCCCATGGCTGATTACCTTCTCAATGTTTGCGTTCCTGGGCAGCCAGCAGATGGCTGTCCCCGGCAAGGACAGCGTGACTGTCTGGTATCAGAACAGCGCCCTCGTCTACATCCCGTTCATCATTGTCGGAGCCATTTGGGCTTACATCGTACTTCGTTCCGTGCCTGTCAAGGCCAATATCAAGCAGCAGTTCGACATCTTCAACAACCTCGACACATGGCTGATGACAGCCCTGTACATCATGACTTTCGCAACCTTCTCAGGTCTGGCCGCTCAGTTCGGATTGCTGATGTCTAACCTCTACGGCGCGGGCAACCCTGCCATTGTCGACGGCAGCGGGGCCACAGCCACCCTTCTCATCGAGGGCTATAACGTCCCCGATCCAGTGAAGTTCGTCTTCCTAGGTCCGCTGATTGGGGCGGGCGCACGCGTCCTCTTCTCTCCCCTCACTGACCGTATGGGTGGCGCAATCTGGACCCTAATCGCTGGGATCGGCATCCTTGCCTCAATCATCTACACCATTCCTGGGCTAACTCCCGATACCACCAGCGCTGCAACGCTCGATGCGGGTTTCAACCAGTTCCTCTGGGGTATGTTGGCGATCTTCCTCTTCTCAGGTATCGGCAATGCGTCAACCTTTAAGCAGATGCCAATGATTTTCAACCGCCGCCAGGCGGGAGGGGTGATTGGTTGGACGGGCGCGATTGCCGCATTTGGGCCATTTATCTTCGGGGTCGGCCTGACCACGATGGGCGCCGTTCCCTTCTACATCATCGGCGCGGTGTGGGCAGTGATGTGTATTGGAATCACCTGGTGGCGCTACGCTCGACCTGGCGCCCCACGGAAAGGCTGA